Within Solea solea chromosome 1, fSolSol10.1, whole genome shotgun sequence, the genomic segment GCTTGATGAAATATTGTTTGGTCGCAATGATTGTTGTGCAAAACCAACAGTGGTAGTGGCTGCTTCTCACACAGTCAAGGTGGcatctgtatacactgtatcctAAAAGACAGATAGGAAAAGTGATTCAGACGtttcaagaaacacacaaaacaatatttctataaaccctgtctgagaggcaaattgttacattacttctgagaacaatcattattatcaggggcatctataaaaatgcaggaatcttgaaactttttctcaatatctaaattctcaacaagagtgaaaataaaatacacattgacttaagattctacacacatgaagtacagtacacatagatgaaatggctccagcattagtttactttactttacttattttgagtttctgatactcaaatggatgagttgaatagtttgatggtcacagttatccatggtcaggacaaacagaaataacatcacatttaattatacataaggctcatggggaaattaaagcctttcagcgttgaaatgaaaaaatatttgataatttaggacttaccaccgtactccaccattgacctttggtgtccctgcagatgagccacaagctttgcatagctcctcttttttgtgcagatcagtGTCCGAGTCGCATCTTCTCAGCTCAGGGcctgctccttcactgaacgtagtgttgctctataagagaaaatgtaaaacaaaattgtattttgtatttttaacatgggaacatttttaatccagaatcaagtagtaatgaactggactgcatttgcctgtaagactttccctgtcctaaaatatatgcaggctaactgaaataaatcaaatcaaatgacagtTGACCGTGATTCAACAGAATTTTTAAtctctaaacatgaaaaatattattcatcatcaaatcttttatcttaacaattgtagaactgaggtcacacgttttcaaatTAGCTTGGAGTGGAGTAGGGGGGTAAGGCGATATGACAAAAtaattaaactaaaataattaaaataaataaatacatgtatgaaAGCATTTTAAAGACTCTTAGCTGTTTTGAATTATAATTTTAAGCGTATAGtggttgcattttattttgaaggtcacACCCGGAAACAGttgacagcagcaggagcagcaggagcagacgGCACCAGTTCACGGACTGAAACGTCATGCAGCGACTGTTGTTCGTGTTCGTGGCCGCTCTCGGGGCGTCGGTTCTCGGCCTCCCCGGGCTCCGTGAGTCCCCGGCGGCTCCCGAGCCCTGCGCCGCCCCGCAGCAGTGGGAGGGCAGGTGGGTCGTGTACGACCACGGCACCGGGAGGAACAACCGCGCCGCCGTGTCCTACGATGCCCTGAACCTGAGGCTGCGAGTCCTGGAGCAGCATAAGAAACACACCCCGTGTCAGAGGTGAGAAAGACACACTATTAAGTCTGATTTATTCACATTATCCTGTTTATGTTGTGACGGTGAGAGAATATACGAGACATAAGTTAATTTAAGTCTGCGATATCTAACAAtatgaaccactcactctcccacaccaaagtccatagagaaaatcagggattttagcttgtggtctactgctgcctcgtgtggtcactttggtCACTGACCTGAacctgaacaaaggatttcaaatggcGAAATCgctaaataagacatttgaacttagtgatggaggcagcaatggatcaacaactcctgtgtgtgtgatgttaaaatcactggttttctctatgggctttggtgtgggagagtgagtgtgtgtgggagagtgagtggtttacaaacttaactTTCCTGTTGGATAATTTCGTcacacagtgagataaagacgtgaacatgtgacacagacgttgtagacttaagctgacgTAGATTTCatataatatgttttttttctcttgtaaaACTTTTGTATGTaagccactcactctcccacatcaaAGTCAGGGATCAACCATTGATGTGATGAAGAAAACAGCGTTCTTCTCTCTCATCTCCGCCAGGTATTTTGAATACATCTACCTGTACCAGAACATGGTGATGTTCCAGATCGACCAGAAGACCCAGGCCTGCTCTAAGCTCGCTCTGACGGAGGCCTGGGATCCCTTCGACATCCCCGACAACTCCACCTTTGAGGACCAGTACATCATTGGCGGTCCCGGGGACAACGTGGAGGTCCAGGAATGGTCGGACAGGAAGCCGGCTCGCAAACGTaagtctgatttatttatttttttgtaccgTTTTTGTCTTCATGAtttataaacatgttttacacaaaGGGATAGAAGTATGCCTTTGCCAAGTTTGAGCCATgtttgaagtttgtaaaccactcactctcccacaccaaaatctATAGAGAAATAGCAATGTTAATCCAACTGAGCTACTGTTGCCGTATTTGGACGTTGAAATCACATGCAGATCAAAGTTCATCGGGCACAGATTTACTTTGGCTTTGTTCCTGGAAATGTTTTTGCCGACTGTAATGATGTCAGGGTAAAACTAAAGCAGGTAGATACACATCTCTGTTTCATCTGTGCCACATAAAGGCCCTGGACATGAGCTAAAGACACGCCTTCTACATTATAATTGGGTGAGATTTACCCGTTCCACAGCTAGGAACTGTCTTTGGACCAAAAAGGTTCCTTGTAGAACactcggagaaaacccacacaaacagaaacacagaaaagactAAACACTGTACCACAGTCTCATCCTGTCTTTCAAACGTACTGTAAAAGACCACAGAGGGTTATGtcggaaagagagaggaagaatgaAACATTGCTGTTGAGATCAGCAGGAGCACACCCAACCAGAAGGTCCCCAAAGCAGAGACCTTTTTGGGGCCACACCGATCTACCTGGTAGCTCCATTTAGTTCCTGTGGTGGAAACATTGCGGCTCCAGTTGTGTGTTTCTGCTTGTGTCTCCTCCAGATGAGACCTGGGTGGGCGTTTACACTCTGAAGGACTGCTATCCAGTGCAGGAGACCTACATCAAGAACAGCAGTGTCACCACCTCCACCCGCTTCTTCAACCTGCAGCTGGGTATCAGTGACCCCAACGTCTTCACCCCGCCCAGCACCTGTCAATCTGCCCAGCCCGAGAGGATGGCAGAGGCCCACTGCTGAGGCCTCGCCGCGCCTCACCTTTGACCTTAGAAGCTGAACAGCACTGTGACTCTGAGGCTGAAACCACAACCaactgttaattaattaataatttaatatcaTTTGGATTGCAACTTACATCGGGTACATTTAATGCActacaaggtaaaaaaaagaagaagaagagtgtgcGTGATTTTGGATACAACCTCTGTCTTCCTTTCTAGAgaattttgttgttgatttgctGCTAATTTCCACAAGTTGTTATGCTGACAGAGGTGTAACGgtgcgtgtgtgtttagtaCGCTTTGTTCTGTCTATAGTTTGCGTTGTTAAAAGATTAGAACGGAACGTCATTACAGATAGAAGTGCTAGGTTATTATGATGCTATGTGATTAGCTTCATGGTAAATTGTGACTTGAAGTCAaaggattttattattattattattatttttttttttaatagggttgtgttttgcttttagTCTGAAATAAGGTCCATTGTACACATTAGCCTGTAAGTGCTATGATACATGCTAACAAAAAGCTAAATGAAAGCGGAGAGTTTGCCAGAGAACTCGCAAGTTTGTCCTCACAGACTCTTTTAAGCTAGTACCAACTTGTTGTATAAGCTTTCTGCTTCctgcaaataaaatacaaatctgACTTGTTCTCATTTGTGAAGATTATGTTAATGTGGgattatttctatttaaatgatgttatttTCTGCAACAATACAAAAAATGATGACGCTAATTTATGGTTTAGCCAACAAATACACTGCTGTACGCTGTTAGTCGCTAAGCTGCCAGCTAGCTTACTCCAGCATTCTAGCGTTAGCTAGTGTTTTTCCGCTTATGGCGGATATTTTCCTTTATTCGTAACAAGCagctcattttaaaaaggttgTGATCGTGGATTGTCCAGCCTTCAAACcagggcctcaaactcaaaatgacctgggggccaatgaacTTCTAGTTTAGTCAGGAGGACTGTGTTGTGCTATTTGACAGATGTTAGTCTTCGTTAGACTCACTGACTCCCCCCTCAGGTTAAGACATTTCCTTCAAGTACTTGTGGACAACAACATAGTGGTTATTTGTCGAAAACTGAAATACTGTGGGAAGAGCAGTGGAGGACATTGAAGAGCTCTTTACTTGGGTGATTTATTTCCTGCAGAGACAAAGCTCTGAGgtgaagcagcagatcagatcccagcaggaaactgaagtgagtCGAGTCAAAGACGTTCAGAAGAAGCTGTAAAAGCTTCTGAACTCAGAGGATCACACCCAGTTTCTCCTCAACTACCGCTCGCTGTCAGCACTCGTCCACCATCAACATTCAACCTCAGAGATACTGTGTAGACATGACGGCAGCTGtggcaaaggtcagaggtcaactaCAGGACACTCTGACTGAGACATGGACAAATGTCTTGCTGACAGTGACTCAAGTGGATGTTTTACTGCCACAACCAGAGTCAAAGAGCAGAGCTGAATTCCTCAGATATTCACAGGAACTCACACTGGCTCCAAACACAGCTGTTTTTATCTgagggaaacagaaacacagacagattaTAGACTTAGACCTATCAGAGGCAGGTCGTCCAGACATCCAGACGTCCATGTAGCAGTGAAGTACAAGAACATCAGCAGAGGGTCCTCAGATGATAGCTTATTTGGATATAATGACAAATCTTGGGTGTTTCATTGTAGCCGTAGCCGTTACTTTATTCACAACAGTGTCAACACTGAAGTTTCTTTATTTTGGTCCTACAGACTGGGAGTTTACCTGGACCAAAGTACAGgtcttctgtccttctacagagtctctctcctccacacagtCCAGACCACGTTCACTCAGCCTCTCTATATCCTGGGGTTGAGCTTAGTCATTGGTCAAGTGTTGAGACACAGCTGAGATCTGTGAACTGAGGGAACAGTGAGCTAAAGATAGAGTTTTCAGCACTCATGTTCTGCCCGAATTTAAACAGACAATGCCTCCAAACATGTTTGTGCTCCAGCTCTTGTGTCTTCAACACCCACGTTTTAAAGATGACTCAAATAACAATATGAATCGTGATAAGCGCAGTGATAATGTGTGGAACGTAAGCAACTTCTTGACTGCCATGTCTGTAACATGTCTAAGTGGTAAACAAATCCTctttaacttcattttatgttattaaaaaacactaaatttaaccaacccagactttgggaaccaTACGTGACCCCACCATTtacatatattatatgtttCTTTTCATTCAGTTAACTTGTGCTCTACACAATAAACATGATTTATATGTCTTTCTGTCATGTAATAACTGTTTATATAACTTCTTAGGTAGTTGTGGGTATGTGGGTATGAAAAAGGCAATAATCTATAATAATCTGCATCTGTGCTGAGAAATTAACTAATGTCTTTCTACTTCTGGAATAAATGTATTTCTACTTCCGGGACTACACTGTTAGGATCGAGGCTCTAGGTGGCACTAATGCCTCTCCTCAACCGCCGTCAAGTGAAAACGCAAAGTAGAAATTGACCCACGCGTGGTGGATCGGCGGAAGCGGAAGCGGATGAGACGGACTGAGTTGGAGGGAAAATTgaacatatattattattttgtttgtttctggcATAATCTGGTTTGTGACTGGATCGTGATGGCAAGCCAGGGGGATGACGATGAGGATGATATGCAGTGTGGAGGCTGGACACCAGTTGCTAGTAGGAGAGAACAGGGACAGGGGCAAAACAAACGGGAGGAAGTAAATCAAGGCAATAAAAGAGGGTGAACAGAGGACAGTTCGGATGAGGAGAGAAGATTTAACCTTAAAAAGGTTGCGAGGGAGGAATTCAAACTAattctaaaatttaaaaaggaagATGAGCATATCAGTTTGGGACCAATCGTGCTATCACGGGAATTGAAAAAGAAGGTATAGGGGAAGGGGAAATGGCTAAGATCTTGAGAGATGGAAACTTGTGAATAATCTGTAAAACAGGAGAGCAGAAAAATAAAGCATTACATATCGAAAATATTTGCGAAAAATGGATAAGTGAAAGAAGGGTTCTTGGAGAGAACCGGTGTCCCGGGAGTTCTAACAGGCACTCCTGTTGACGAAGACTTAGAAAAACTCAAACGGAGCATTAATGGAGTTGAAATAGGCAGGATTAAAAGATTGCTTAGAAACGTCAATTGAGAGCAGATTAACAGCATGTCTGTGCTATTAAAGTTTCAGGAGTCCACACTTCCTGATAAAATCAGAATCGGATGCATGAGTTTTCCGGTCAGACTCTATATTCCTGTTACAGATGTCAGAGATATGGTCACATTGCAGCGGTGTGTAAAGGAAAGCAGAGGTGTCCCAAATGTGGAGGTGAACATAGAATTAAAGAATGTGGAGAAAATGTACAAGAGAAATGTTGTAACTGTGGTGGAAACCACAAGGTGACATATGGGGGGTGTGAAATCAGGAAGAGGGCTGTGGAAATCGcaacaaacaacatcaaaaagAGTACAGGGACATTAAATAAGGAATGTAAATGACAGAATGAATCAATTCCAAGCATCAGGGATAGGCCAAGCtgagaagaaagacaaagaagaagctCTTAATATAGATAAATTGATCTTATTCATGTCATTAATTGCACTGATCAAGCCAAACACAAAacggagaaaataaaaataagataagataagagatAACATTTTGGGGATAAAAAACATGTGCTGGGAAGACATCAATAAAAAACTTGAAATGGAAGGGAAACTTGGAAACTTAGGGGACAGAACAACAAACTGATTATCATACAATGGAATGCCAGGAGtttaattactaatggacaggAATTTAAACGATTCATTGACAAGTATTCAGATAAGCCAGATATTATATGCATACAAGAGACATGGTTAAAACCTGAATTAGAATTTGTAATCAGAGGTTATGAGGGTATCCGTAGAGACAGAGGCGGAGGCAGTGGAGGGGGATGCgcaatatttgtaaaaaaagGAATACAATATAGAATATTTGGTAAAGGAAGGGAGTTGGAATATATAGCAATTGAAGTATGGACAAGAACAGGAAACATAAGAGTGGTACATTTTTACAATCCATGTAAGAAACTTTCAGTAGAAGCAATGGACGAATTTAATGCGTACATTGAGGGGAAAAGTATATATTGTGGGGATTTTAATGCGCATAGTACACTGTGGGGTagtaaaaatgatgataatgggaTAGTGATTGAAGAGATAATGGATGGGAAAAACCTGGTATGTCTAAATGATGGAAGAAGCACAAGAATTAATATTAGATCAGGCACAGAGTCAGCGTTAGATCATACACTGGTGTCTCTAGCAGCTGTGTGTTCAtgggaagtgatcagagaaacaactacaggaagtgatcagagaaacaactacaggaagtgatcagagaaacaactacaggaagtgatcagagaaaaaactacaggaagcgatcaTTACCCCATAGAGACGAAAATAGGGATTGACTTAGAGAAAGGAGATATGGACAGGAGTCAGAGATgatcttttaaaaaagcagactggcaaaaatttaaatatattactAATAAAGAAATGCAAGCAATACATGTTAGCAGAAGTGTGGATGAGTTAAATCAGTCTGTGTGTAAAACTATTGTAGAGGCAGCAAATCATACAATTAAAAAGAAGGGAGAGAAGAATAAAATGAGAATTGTACCTTGGTGGTCAGAGGAATGCGATAAAGTTATTAAAGATAGAAAAAAGGCTttcaaaaagttgaaaaaaaccCCATAACTTTCAAAATCTTATTGATTATAAAAGGATGCAAGCAACTGTGAGAAGAACCataaaaaatgcaaagaaagaaCATTGGAGATCATTTTGTAACGCAATTGGAAGGGAAACAAGAATCGATCAAATCTggaaaatgataaaaagaatgaatgggATTAAGGCAGAATACGGATATCCAGTTGTAACTGAAGGGGAAATAACAGCAACTTACGAATGAAGAGAAAGCAGAAATGCTAGCAAAGACCTTTGTTAAAGTACAAAGCTCAGACAATATTTCTGAAGAAgggaaaagagggagacaaaatACAATAGCAGAAAATAAAGAATTTTTACAACAGgaagaaaacataaatgatttattaaacaAGGCTTTTACAATGACAGAATTAAACAGATCTCTTAGGAAAACCAAGATCCAGTCAGCACCAGGTAAAATGTGTTACATAATGATTAATAATCTTAGTGAGCCATCAAAAAGGAAATTATTACAACTATTTAATAAAGTCTGGGAGAGTGGGAAATTGCCACATAGCTGGAAGGAAGCTGTTATAATACCGATACCTAAACcaggaaagaataaaacaaaccagGGAAACTATAGGCCAATCGCCCTAACATCCAACATCtgtaaaataatggaaaaaatgataaatgaaagaCTAACTTATTATATAGAAAGTGTATGAGCCTAAAAGCATTTTGTTGATGTTTAAGTTGTTAAATTACACAGTTCATTGATTATTAAGTagttaaaatatttacaataattaAAAGGGTAAAT encodes:
- the epdr1 gene encoding mammalian ependymin-related protein 1 → MQRLLFVFVAALGASVLGLPGLRESPAAPEPCAAPQQWEGRWVVYDHGTGRNNRAAVSYDALNLRLRVLEQHKKHTPCQRYFEYIYLYQNMVMFQIDQKTQACSKLALTEAWDPFDIPDNSTFEDQYIIGGPGDNVEVQEWSDRKPARKHETWVGVYTLKDCYPVQETYIKNSSVTTSTRFFNLQLGISDPNVFTPPSTCQSAQPERMAEAHC